A window of Candida orthopsilosis Co 90-125, chromosome 8 draft sequence contains these coding sequences:
- a CDS encoding ribonuclease H1: protein MPYYAVAKGRKSGVYSNWNDCKDQVNGYSGASFKKFNTAAEARLFASGGGGSSSEGGLSGGRSTGNNASLSYRRGGYSRSSSSSPRVSKPPNAGSSSFSSSATKSFRIYVDGASRGNGQSKSAPSGYGVYYGPGDSRNAAVGLHEVDNINKYTPTNQRAELHGMKHALTNIKDDLANGNSSTSSSPRYDIYSDSKYAIQSINEWSDKWQSNGWKTSTGQPVANSDLIKDAVQLKNEINQLYRERDWKPLEFHHVKGHSGDVGNEAADRLANQGADKMEK from the coding sequence atgcCATACTATGCAGTAGCAAAAGGAAGAAAGTCTGGCGTTTATTCTAATTGGAACGACTGTAAGGATCAAGTGAATGGGTATAGTGGAGCTTCGTTTAAGAAGTTTAATACTGCTGCTGAAGCTAGATTGTTTGCTTCTGGCGGGGGTGGAAGCTCCAGTGAAGGCGGGCTTAGTGGGGGAAGATCCACTGGAAACAACGCGTCTTTATCTTATCGTCGTGGCGGCTATAGTAGATCCTCAAGTTCAAGTCCAAGAGTTTCAAAGCCACCCAATGCTGGATCTTCCTCCTTTTCTTCCTCAgcaacaaaatctttcaGAATCTACGTTGATGGAGCATCAAGAGGCAATGGCCAATCCAAATCAGCACCTTCTGGATATGGTGTCTACTATGGTCCCGGTGACTCCCGTAATGCGGCAGTTGGATTACATGAAGTTGATAATATAAATAAATACACACCAACTAACCAACGGGCAGAATTACATGGAATGAAGCATGCATTAACCAACATCAAAGACGATTTGGCTAATGGTAACTCCTCAACTTCTTCGTCACCAAGGTATGATATTTACAGTGATTCGAAATATGCTATTCAATCCATTAATGAATGGTCAGATAAATGGCAACTGAATGGATGGAAAACTTCAACGGGACAACCAGTTGCAAATTCCGATTTGATTAAAGATGCggttcaattgaaaaatgagATTAACCAGTTGTATCGTGAACGAGATTGGAAGCCTTTGGAGTTTCATCACGTTAAGGGTCATTCTGGGGATGTCGGGAATGAAGCTGCTGATCGGTTAGCTAATCAAGGTGCTGATAAGATGGAAAAGTAG
- a CDS encoding Ayr2 NADPH-dependent 1-acyl dihydroxyacetone phosphate reductase, translating into MTKYALITGASSGIGYNLAVELSKRGYKVIGCSPPQVIFGQKPLEEEYGIISIPLDITDVNNIKSVHEQVKRITNNQLSILYNNAGISIAGPAMEIDEDKLNKIFQVNVIGHINMTKWFAPMIINTRGTIVFTSSVAARVPLSWVSAYNATKAAIDAYALTLHGEMAPFGVRVHSVITGGVDTAICDANVCSALGDSYYDVPGIYDSINASAMMSRDLNISPQKYAKQVVKDLMRWRDPGFNLYHGARSYFLHWVSRFIPLWLVEFGVQWHFKQVKVLKTIARLAKLGRFTKREQ; encoded by the coding sequence ATGACAAAATACGCATTAATCACCGGCGCTTCATCAGGAATCGGGTACAACCTAGCTGTTGAATTACTGAAACGCGGGTACAAAGTAATTGGATGTTCTCCACCACAAGTCATATTCGGTCAAAAGCCattagaagaagaatatgGCATCATTTCAATCCCACTAGATATCACTGACgtcaacaatatcaagtCTGTCCACGAACAAGTGAAACGcatcaccaacaatcaattaTCTATCTTGTACAATAATGCTGGAATCTCCATTGCTGGTCCAGCAATGGAGATTGACGAGGATAAATTAAACaagatttttcaagttAATGTCATTGGTCACATCAATATGACGAAATGGTTTGCTCCCATGATTATAAACACAAGAGGAACCATTGTATTTACATCTTCAGTTGCCGCTAGAGTACCACTTTCTTGGGTCTCTGCATACAATGCGACAAAAGCTGCTATTGATGCTTATGCACTAACTTTACACGGGGAAATGGCACCATTTGGCGTTAGGGTGCATTCAGTTATAACTGGTGGTGTAGATACTGCTATATGTGATGCCAATGTGTGTAGTGCGTTAGGAGATTCATACTATGATGTTCCAGGGATTTACGATTCGATAAATGCATCAGCTATGATGAGTCGTGATTTAAATATTTCCCCTCAAAAATACGCTAAACAAGTGGTTAAGGATTTGATGAGATGGAGAGACcctggtttcaatttgtatCATGGTGCAAGAAGTTATTTCTTACATTGGGTTAGTAGATTTATACCTTTATGGTTGGTTGAATTTGGGGTTCAATGGCATTTCAAACAGGTTAAAgtgttgaaaacaattgctAGATTGGCTAAATTGGGAAGATTCACCAAAAGAGAGCAATAG
- a CDS encoding Ayr2 NADPH-dependent 1-acyl dihydroxyacetone phosphate reductase, translated as MKFHSRTACNKHYVTWYNWKFLFVSFVIMTQTPTLGLIGQLRWVVYLCTTILTLTSMHTYKCILEIGVETLYMGEGVSEQDIEYSLKAKTQLRTKTNDRHKHNELQRVFFQRWACFERHTTFSIANYVPSQFLRRSVYDRKILLHSIYA; from the coding sequence ATGAAGTTCCATAGCCGTACTGCATGTAACAAACATTATGTCACATGgtacaattggaaatttctttttgttctGTTTGTAATTATGACACAAACCCCAACCCTCGGCTTGATTGGACAGTTGCGATGGGTAGTGTACTTGTGCACAACAATCTTGACACTTACATCCATGCACACATACAAATGCATTTTAGAAATAGGGGTTGAAACACTCTACATGGGAGAGGGTGTTTCAGAGCAAGACATTGAGTACAGTTTAAAAGCTAAAACACAATTACGAACCAAAACCAACGATAGGCACAAACATAACGAACTTCAACGAgtattttttcaaaggTGGGCATGTTTTGAAAGACATACCACATTTTCTATTGCGAATTATGTGCCAAGTCAATTCTTACGTAGGAGCGTATATGACCGCAAAATTTTATTGCACTCTATATATGCTTAg